In the Helianthus annuus cultivar XRQ/B chromosome 11, HanXRQr2.0-SUNRISE, whole genome shotgun sequence genome, one interval contains:
- the LOC110891179 gene encoding probable receptor-like protein kinase At2g39360 codes for MAVWIDSVVLVVVVVGLDSVVAAAAMVVVIENLKHLKIHLSDIKLATDDFSDTYKIGVTAYCNLYRATFDFEKTSPIEAMNKGEPLKRHNIVLIKRILSRDDEQGEGAFFTELDMLTSVKHHNIITLLGICVEGSEMILVTENVSNRCLGDHLGNVNDMRILTWEKRLKICIDVAHALKYLHSEMEAQKMIINRDIKSDNIGLDENLRAKIVEFGLSVFLPPNQNGEALHLTNIAGTNYYIDPEYEKSGTLKRESDVYSFGIVLFEILCGRPAYDPIYHKEGLVSVARQSYHTGTLENIIDHIIMEEIGESSFIPNKGPNKGSLEIYIEIANRCVAATQDERPTMKVVVKELEKALFFQTSQEDRVQGPETDHVVSKLEKTMELQLNEENNHEDRVQGPETDHVVSKLEKTMELQLNEENNHEEQTQRPNTTQVIAKPNKALELQSTHGILVRPSCFSFHHSLILISCTYPD; via the exons ATGGCGGTGTGGATTGATTCGGTGGttctggtggtagtggtggtggggCTTGATTCGGTGGTGGCGGCGGCagcaatggtggtggtg ATAGAGAACTTGAAACACTTGAAGATTCATCTTAGTGATATAAAGCTGGCCACCGATGATTTTTCAGACACATACAAAATTGGAGTTACAGCATACTGTAATTTGTATAGAGCAACTTTTGACTTTGAAAAAACTTCTCCCATAGAAGCGATGAATAAAGGTGAACCACTCAAGAGACACAACATTGTACTTATAAAACGCATACTTTCTAGAGACGATGAGCAAGGAGAAGGAGCATTTTTCACAGAACTTGACATGCTTACTAGTGTTAAGCATCATAACATAATCACTCTACTTGGAATTTGTGTTGAAGGTTCGGAGATGATCCTTGTCACTGAGAATGTTTCTAATAGATGCCTTGGTGATCATTTGGGAAACGTCAATGACATGCGTATTTTGACGTGGGAAAAACGTTTGAAAATTTGCATTGATGTTGCACACGCATTGAAGTACCTTCACTCAGAGATGGAAGCCCAAAAGATGATAATAAACCGTGATATAAAGAGTGACAACATTGGGTTAGACGAGAATTTGAGGGCAAAGATTGTTGAGTTTGGGCTTTCTGTATTCTTGCCTCCAAATCAAAATGGCGAAGCTCTACATCTCACAAACATTGCTGGCACAAATTACTACATAGATCCAGAATATGAGAAGAGTGGTACGTTAAAAAGAGAATCGGATGTTTATAGTTTTGGAATAGTTTTGTTTGAAATTCTATGTGGAAGACCAGCCTATGACCCGATTTACCATAAGGAGGGGCTAGTATCTGTGGCAAGACAAAGTTACCACACTGGAACACTAGAGAACATAATAGATCATATAATAATGGAAGAAATTGGTGAAAGCAGTTTTATTCCTAATAAAGGACCCAACAAGGGTTCTCTAGAAATATATATTGAAATTGCAAATCGGTGTGTAGCTGCAACTCAAGACGAACGTCCAACGATGAAAGTCGTCGTTAAGGAACTTGAGAAAGCATTATTTTTTCAAACGAGCcag GAGGATCGAGTGCAAGGCCCAGAAACAGACCACGTTGTCAGTAAACTTGAGAAAACAATGGAACTTCAGTTGAATGAAGAGAACAATCAT GAGGATCGAGTGCAAGGCCCAGAAACAGACCACGTTGTCAGTAAACTTGAGAAAACAATGGAACTTCAGTTGAATGAAGAGAACAATCAT GAGGAGCAAACACAACGTCCAAATACGACCCAAGTAATTGCTAAACCTAACAAAGCATTGGAGCTTCAATCAACGCATGGAATTCTAGTAAGACCCTCATGTTTTTCCTTTCATCATTCTCTTATATTAATTAGTTGCACTTATCCAGATTAA